One Rouxiella sp. S1S-2 genomic window, TGTAGGAAAGTCATATTTGGTTGAGAATATGAATGTTCATTCAGTTTTTGCATCCTATTTAATAAGATTGAAATATCTTGGTCCTATGCAGGCTGGGTTTACAAAAGTATTTTTAGGCAGTCAGCTATATTGGAAGCAACTTTACGATGGAACGTCCGGTACGGGGCAGCCAAATGTAAATGGTAATACTTTGAAGGCAATAATATTACCTATAGCACCAATTAATGAACAGCATAAAGTGATATCCAAAGTTGTTGAACTTATGTGCCTCTGCGACCAACTGGAGCAGCAATCCCTTTCCAGTCTGGACGCTCATCAGCAACTGGTGGAAACCCTGCTGGCGACGCTGACCGACAGCCAAAATGCCGAACAATTTGCTGAAAATTGGACGAGGATTAGTCAGCATTTCGAAACATTATTTACCACCGAAGCGAGTATCGATGCACTTAAACAAACCATTCTGCAACTGGCGGTGATGGGGAAACTGGTGCCGCAGGATCCAAACGACGAACCTGCGTCTGAGTTGCTTAAACGTATTGAGCTGGAAAAAGCACAACTGATGAAAGACGGTAAAATTAAAAAACAAAAAACGTTGCCGCTAGTGAGTGATGAAGAAAAACCATTTGAATTACCTATGGGATGGGAGTGTATTCGACTTGGGGATTTAACCAGCAAAATGGGTTCTGGTAGTACACCTCGGGGCGGGCAAAGTGCATATGTTACCTCGGGGATCCCATTCCTTCGCTCCCAAAACGTGTGGAATGATGGTCTGCGTTTAGATGATGTAGTGTATATTGATGAAAATACACATTCAAAAATGGATGGAACAAAAGTTTTCCCTGGTGATGTGCTATTAAATATTACGGGAGCTTCTTTAGGCCGCACCCTAATATTTCCTGAAAATATCAAAGAAGCAAACGTTAGCCAGCATGTGACAATTGTTCGCTTATTGCTAAGGGAGTTGGCACCATTTGTCCATTTGGCTATTAGATCCCCTATTGTTCAGAACTTGATATGGGGCAGGCAAGTTGGGATGGCAATTGAAGGCCTTAGTAAAAAAACATTGGAGTTATTTGAATTTCCAATTCCTCCGTTATCAGAACAACATCGTATTGTTGCCAAAGCCAATGGGCTATTTATTATCTGCGAACAACTCAAATCCCGCCTGCAATCCGTCCAGCAAACCCAGCTCTATCTAGCGGATGCACTTACCGACGCAGCATTAAACTAAGGAACAGACGATGCCGGTTCATCATGCAATCTGGCGGATAGGGGAGAATCCCCAGCCGCTAACCAGCAGCAAACTTGCCAGCGAGCAACTGTTGGAGAAGATGATTTTAAATGATCCCACTATTCTCTCCGACCAGTGGATGATTATCGGTCATCAGGAAAATACGCTCGATAAAGGGCGTATCGACCTGCTGGCGATTGCGCCGGATGCTTCGCTGATCCTGATTGAACTTAAGCGCGACCGCACGCCGCGTGAGGTGGTGGCTCAGGCGCTGGATTACGCCTCTTGGGTGGACGACTTATCCACCGAGCGTCTGTCGCAGATTTACGAGAAATTCTCCGGTGGTGGCAATTTGGGTGAGGCGTTTAAACAACGCTTCAATACTGAACTGGAAGAAGAGTCGCTCAATCAGTCGCATCAAATCATTATCGTGGCAGCTGAGCTGGATCCCTCCACCGAGCGTATTGTCGACTATCTGAGCAAGAACGGCATCTCGATTAACGTTCTGTTCTTCAAGGTGTTCCAGCACGGTGACGAACAGTTCTTAAGCCGCACCTGGCTTATCGACCCAAGCGAAACGCAAACCAATGCCGCACAGGCCACCGCTACAAGTGCCAATGCGAAGGAACCCTGGAACGGAGAGTTTTACGTCTCGTTTGGTGATCCGCAAAGTCGAGTCTGGGAAGAGGCACGTCGCTACGGGTTTATCAGCGCGGGTGGCGGAAGCTGGTACAGCCAGACGTTAAAACAGCTTCAGCCTGGCAACCGTGTATGGGTAAGAATCCCGACAACGGGTTACGTCGGCGTCGGCATTGTTCAGAGCGCCGTTGAGCCTGCCAGTAGCTTCACCATCAACACTGACGACGGCGAAAAGCGGGCGATGGATCTGCTTAAGTACAGCGATCTCTATCACCGGAATGCGGATGACCCCGACAAGTCC contains:
- a CDS encoding nuclease, yielding MPVHHAIWRIGENPQPLTSSKLASEQLLEKMILNDPTILSDQWMIIGHQENTLDKGRIDLLAIAPDASLILIELKRDRTPREVVAQALDYASWVDDLSTERLSQIYEKFSGGGNLGEAFKQRFNTELEEESLNQSHQIIIVAAELDPSTERIVDYLSKNGISINVLFFKVFQHGDEQFLSRTWLIDPSETQTNAAQATATSANAKEPWNGEFYVSFGDPQSRVWEEARRYGFISAGGGSWYSQTLKQLQPGNRVWVRIPTTGYVGVGIVQSAVEPASSFTINTDDGEKRAMDLLKYSDLYHRNADDPDKSEYFVPVKWLETRSEHEAVNEVGFFGNQNTVCKPTTPKWRHTIEKLKRYFGNWNIN
- a CDS encoding restriction endonuclease subunit S yields the protein MTVEKLITDHIDIWSSALQTRSTAGRGSNGKIDLYGIKKLRELILELAVRGKLVPQDPNDEPASELLKRIAAEKAELVKQGKIKKQKPLPEISEDEKPFKLPKGWEWVRLIDIMADIHYGYTASADETKEVKLLRITDIQDDKVNWETVPGCDISEKMVEQYKLNNNDIVIARTGGTVGKSYLVENMNVHSVFASYLIRLKYLGPMQAGFTKVFLGSQLYWKQLYDGTSGTGQPNVNGNTLKAIILPIAPINEQHKVISKVVELMCLCDQLEQQSLSSLDAHQQLVETLLATLTDSQNAEQFAENWTRISQHFETLFTTEASIDALKQTILQLAVMGKLVPQDPNDEPASELLKRIELEKAQLMKDGKIKKQKTLPLVSDEEKPFELPMGWECIRLGDLTSKMGSGSTPRGGQSAYVTSGIPFLRSQNVWNDGLRLDDVVYIDENTHSKMDGTKVFPGDVLLNITGASLGRTLIFPENIKEANVSQHVTIVRLLLRELAPFVHLAIRSPIVQNLIWGRQVGMAIEGLSKKTLELFEFPIPPLSEQHRIVAKANGLFIICEQLKSRLQSVQQTQLYLADALTDAALN